From one Falco rusticolus isolate bFalRus1 chromosome 22, bFalRus1.pri, whole genome shotgun sequence genomic stretch:
- the ZBTB9 gene encoding zinc finger and BTB domain-containing protein 9 has product MAAEGGRVQISFPQHAAALLDSLNRLRLEGKFCDVAVHVGGRIFPAHKSVLAAASPFFHDKLLLQDGGRLLLPPAIDPDAFEGLLHLIYSGRLTLLLEALPGHLLVASGLQMWHVVDQCSEILRELEGGTCRWAGRGSEGTSSSSSSRGGEASSSWTTRGGDGSSCVTHGGDGSSSSSWTTRGGDGSSCATHGGDGASSWTTRGDGSSCTTHGGDGGSSWTTRGGDGPSCPTRGGDGTSSWATRGGDGSSASSSWPVRGGDSSSCPTRGGDGTSLWASRGGDGSSASSSWPMRGGDGSSWATRGGEVATPSFTKEGGEEVLKIRVAADVAPAATSSLSSLLKDAGEEVLKICVEEDEEEEEEEEEGGHRRRHRPTDALQIVLEEEEEEDGVPGAPHEPPKIFYIKQEVGDATTVEGLLPASELAGGFAPAEVSYVIPAGGSGTTVTTGSAMMTTGGASVFPQPSWKPVDLHGNEILGRGQALHAPVKLGAAPDGKRFGCLCGKRFAVKPKRDRHIMLTFSLRPFACAACHKRFKLKHHLTEHMKTHDGAGRACERCGRHFRLRSGLAKHRPLCQGARWGGGCWACE; this is encoded by the coding sequence ATGGCGGCGGAGGGGGGCCGGGTGCAGatctccttcccccagcacgCGGCGGCGCTGCTGGATTCCCTCAACCGCCTGCGGCTGGAGGGGAAGTTCTGCGACGTGGCCGTCCACGTGGGTGGGCGCATCTTCCCGGCCCACAAGAGCGTCTTGGCCGCCGCGTCCCCTTTCTTCCACGACAAGTTGCTTCTCCAAGATGGGGGGCGCCTCTTGCTGCCCCCCGCCATCGATCCCGACGCCTTCGAGGGGCTCCTGCACCTCATCTACTCGGGGCGCTTGACGTTGTTGTTGGAGGCCCTGCCCGGGCATCTCTTGGTGGCCAGTGGTCTCCAGATGTGGCACGTGGTGGATCAGTGCTCCGAGATCCTGAGGGAGTTGGAGGGTGGGACGTGCCGGTGGGCTGGCCGGGGCAGCGAGGGGACATCGTCATCGTCAAGCAGCCGCGGCGGGGAGGCTTCGTCATCGTGGACCACCCGTGGTGGAGATGGGTCTTCATGCGTCACCCATGGTGGGGATGGGTCTTCATCCTCATCGTGGACCACCCGTGGGGGAGATGGGTCTTCATGTGCCACCCACGGCGGAGACGGAGCATCGTCGTGGACCACCCGTGGCGATGGGTCCTCATGTACCACCCACGGTGGAGATGGAGGATCATCCTGGACCACTCGTGGTGGAGATGGGCCATCGTGTCCAACCCGCGGTGGTGATGGAACATCCTCGTGGGCCACCCGTGGTGGTGATGGCTCTTCagcatcatcttcatggcccgTACGTGGTGGCGACAGCTCTTCGTGTCCCACCCGCGGTGGTGACGGAACGTCCTTGTGGGCCTCCCGTGGTGGCGATGGCTCTTCagcatcatcttcatggcccaTGCGTGGTGGTGATGGCTCTTCGTGGGCCACCCGTGGTGGTGAGGTGGCCACACCGTCTTTCACCAAGGAGGGGGGCGAGGAGGTCCTCAAAATCCGTGTGGCTGCAGACGTGGCGCCGGCGGCAACGTCATCCCTTAGCTCCCTCCTGAAGGACGCCGGCGAGGAGGTCCTCAAGATCTGTGTGGAGGAGGAcgaggaggaagaagaagaggaggaagaaggcggccaccgccgccgccaccgccccaCCGATGCTCTCCAGATcgtgctggaggaggaggaggaggaagacgGGGTGCCCGGAGCCCCCCATGAGCCCCCCAAGATCTTCTACATCAAGCAGGAGGTGGGTGACGCCACCACGGTTGAGGGTCTCCTACCAGCGTCGGAGCTGGCGGGCGGCTTCGCGCCGGCGGAGGTGAGCTACGTCATcccggcgggcggcagcggcacGACGGTGACAACCGGCAGCGCCATGATGACAACCGGCGGCGCATCCGTGTTCCCTCAACCATCTTGGAAACCGGTGGACCTTCACGGGAACGAGATCTTGGGGCGGGGTCAAGCTCTCCACGCTCCGGTGAAGTTGGGAGCGGCTCCCGACGGTAAACGTTTCGGTTGCTTGTGCGGGAAGCGCTTTGCGGTCAAACCCAAGCGGGATCGACACATCATGTTGACCTTCAGCCTGCGCCCCTTCGCCTGCGCCGCCTGCCACAAGCGCTTCAAGCTGAAGCATCACCTGACGGAGCACATGAAGACCCACGACGGGGCCGGGCGGGCCTGCGAGCGCTGCGGCCGCCACTTCCGCCTGCGCAGCGGCTTGGCCAAGCATCGGCCGCTCTGCCAGGGGGCtcggtggggaggggggtgctgGGCTTGTGagtga